The Halobacillus amylolyticus nucleotide sequence AAAGCCCTCTCCATTAAAGTTGGAATTACGGCCATCATAGACTCCAGGTTCATCGGCCTGCAGATAGAGGGTGTTTTGCATCCCGGCCATATTGTACTTTTGGCCACCAAGAGCTGGGATCCAAAGTGCTGCCATCGAATCAGCTGACGATAAACGGAATTCAATCGCTCGGTCAGTCGGAATGTGCAAATAATTCACTGTTTCGATCCCTTGTTCTGGATAGCTGAAGAACCATTTCCAATCTGCAGATGTTGCGTAAATGACAAGCGGTTCTTCATCACTCGTCGAGGCTGGTGGTTTTTCCAATTCATATATGGTTTGCACTGTCGGTACAGATAGAGCAGTGACAATGATAATTGGAATTACTGTCCAAACAATCTCTATAGGGGTGTTCCCGTGAATGTCAGGGGCATAGTCCTTGTTCCCTCGTCCCGGCCGGTCCCGGAATCTTACGACCATGTACGTGAATAAGACAAAGACAACCAAAACAATGACCAGCATGAACACGATAGAATAGATGATTAGTTCTTTCTGACTTTCGGCGACAGGGCCTTTCGGATCAAGTACGGTGATTTCACCACAGCCGCTTAACAATAAAACAAGGCTGAGCGGCAACAATGTCAGCCATTTCTTCATATGTCGTTTCCTGTGTTCCACTTGGGCAATACACTCCTTCTCACATCTTATTTTTAAAGAGTTTTATGTTTTGTTCATAAATGACTAGGGGTAGTATAGCAAATAAACTTGAAACCTAGACATTCTTGAATGAATTGTCATATAAAAATCACTTTTTTTATAAAATCTTGACACAAATTATTCAAACTTTAGAAACACTTTGAGTATCGGTTGTCTGTTTAGACCTTTTATTCGGATTTAATATGTTACTTGAAGGGTTGACTGTAAAGCCTTATGTTATTCAGTGTCTGCTTCGCTTGCACCTTTAGGTTTGCATCAGCGTTTAATTTTTAAATGTTTCGGTGTGTATGTATAGATCTATTGATTTTATTGCTTCTTGTAAAATAAAGAAGACACTTCCTCCCATAATAGAAGAGTGTCTATTGGTGAAATGAATTCTTTGTACATTGTGCTTCCTAATGTTATTTCATTTTTCTAATCCATCCACAATTTTAATTCTAGTTAAAATGGTTTCTCCACAATTTAAGCAAGAGTATAGATTGAAACTGATCACTGGGACTGTCAATAATTTTGTGTAAATAACCATATACCTCTTCTTGTAGCTGCTGTTACTCGTTAAACATTTCTGCTATTTCAGACCTTGCTTGATCAAAACCAATGTGGCAACGTGTTGCGAAACGCTGGTTGTATTCTTCGAACTGAGTGACGAGAAATCGGTCCAGTGATTCTTCATTGGGGAACTGCTCTTTGCGCTTGCTGTATTTCTTGATCTTCTTAGTGAAGGACTCGATTAAATTGGTGGAGTAGATACTCTTTCGAATGGACTTGGGGAAGTCATAAAACGTGAAAAGATCCTGGTTATCGCTAAGGGATTGAGTGACCTTCGCATATGATTTCTTCCACTTCTCTATAAATGCTTCCATCGCTTCCTCAGCTTTCTCTTTATTATCCGCACGGTAAAGGGTCTTCAGGTCTTCACATATTTCTTTTCGATCTGAAACACGGACTTTATGGGCGATATTACGGGAAACATGGACGAAACAGGTTTGGTACTTGGCCTTGGGGAACACCGAATAAATGCTTTCTTTGATCCCTTTTAATCCATCCGAAATAAAAAGGAGCACCTCCTCAACACCACGAGCTTGAATATCCTCAATTAACTCTTTCCAAACGTACGCAGATTCGGTTGGAGCAATCGTGTAAGCGAGCACCTCTTTAGATCCGTCTTCCCGAATTCCAACGGCAATATAGACAGCTTCCTTGGATACGGTATCTCGCTTGACGGGAAGAAAGGTCGCATCTAAATAAACGCATACGTAACGCTTGGATAAAGTTCGTTGGCGAAATGCTTCTACTTCTTCGCCGATCGCTTTGGTCATGTTTGAAATCGTTTGGGGCGTATAATGGTGGCCATACATTCGTTCAATCAAATTGGATACTTCGGACATGGTGACACCCTTTTGGAACATATGTATGACGAAGGACTCCAGGGTATCGTTGGTGCGCTTATAAGGAGCCACTGTTTGTTGTTTGAACTCTCGATTTCGATCACGAGGGATGGAGATCTCAAGCTCACCATACTCGGTTTTTAAGGTACGGGAATAAGAGCCGTTGCGAGAGTTTCCGGTATGAAAGCCTAGACGATCATACTTTTCGTAGTCTAAGAAGGCTGTCAATTCCGTTTGAAGCAGCGTATTCACCGCGCTTTCCAGGTGGCTGCGAAAGATTTCCGAAATATCCTCTTTTTTCACTAGAGCTTGTATAATATCTGATGTAAAATGATCCATAAGGGAAGACCTCTTTTCTTTGGATTGGTTGTGGTGACTTAATTCTACAAGAAAAGGTCTTCCTTTTTCTATTTGGAAAGAATTCTATTTACACAAAATATTTTACACTCTCTGATCACTTCCTATTTACTAGTCTTATTTTATACCATTATCTCAACAAACTCATAACCTTCCCATTTTTCCCCGCAATGACTGCTCCAAATTTAATGCCTCGCCAAATAATTCTTCACACGCAAGCTTCTATATATCAACATGGTCAAACGTTGTATGCCATGCCCTAGATTGTATTCAATCAGTGATAATGTTACCTCTTTAGATTACTTCCAGTTCACAAACCGCCAAAGCATGTGAATCATACGGGCAAAAATACCTGCTCCATTTAAACTCGTTTCATTCTCTCTTCTGATAATCTTTCTTTTGCCGAATCATACAATTTTTTTATGAAAACTGTACAATCACACCATCACCAGAGCCGGATTCCTAAATTGTACAAAATTTATCTTTAAAACTTCATACATTTTTTACATTACATTAAAAGAGTCTAGTGAATACAATGGATGTAATAGTAATTTAACTATTCAGATAATGACGGGAGGGAAAAATATGGTGCTTCCATTTGATATTTTAGAGTATCAAAGTCGTCTGAAGAAGACGAAGGAACGTATGGCTGATAAGGGAATTGAAGTGTTATTAATTACGGATCCTGCAAATATGAATTATTTATCCGGTTATGATGCGTGGTCATTTTACGTGCATCAGATGCTTGTGATTATGATTGATGAACCGCAGCCGATATGGATTGGGCGCTTTCAAGATGCAAATGGTGCCAGGGTTAAGACGTGGATCTATGATGAGAACATTATTTCTTATCCTGATTACTATGTGCACTCAAGTGTCTATCACCCAATGGACTTTATTTCTGAAATTTTGACGCAAATTGGTCAGGGCACTCGTGACATCGGTGTTGAGATGGATCATTATTATTTCACAGCAATGGCTCTTGATCGCCTGAAACGGGGAATGCCTAACGCAAAGTTTCATGATGCTTCAGTACTTGTCAATGGGGTTCGGATTGTTAAATCGGATCAAGAAATTGAATATATGAAGCGGGCCGCTACAATTGCAGACTTGGCAATGACCAAAGGGGCTGAGAGTATCCGTGCAGGTGGCCGGGAATGTGATACGGCCGCAGAGATCTACTACCACATGGTTCGCGGTACCTCGGAATTCGGTGGTGATTATCCAGCCATTGTACCACTACTGCCGACAGGGGAGAATACATCGATTCCCCATCTCACATGGACAGATAGACCGTTCGTTGAAGGCAGTGCTGTCATTGTAGAGCTGGCAGGTTGTTATAAACGATATCATGTTCCGCTGGCACGAACCGTTTCAATAGGTCAACCGAGTGAAAGACTCAACAACCTCTCCTCCGTAGTCACGGAAGGCATTCAAAATGTGCTTCAAGCCGCAAAGCCGGGTGTGACTTGTAGTGATTTAGAAGAAGTATGGAGTAAAAGTATTCAAAAGTACGGTTTTGAGAAGGAATCTCGCCTTGGTTATTCGGTGGGGTTGAATTACCCTCCAGATTGGGGAGAGCATACAGCAAGCATTCGTAAAGGTGACACAACTGTTCTACAGCCAAATATGACTTTTCATTTGATACCAGCTCTTTGGTTCGATTCCGATGGCATTGAAATTAGCGAAACATTCCGGGTGACAGAGACAGGAAGTGAACGGTTTACGACCTATCCGCAGGAATTGATTGTTAGAAACGACCCATTCAACATTAGCTCAAACGGTCAAATCAGCTAGGAGGTGTGGGAAGCATGCGTCTCTATACAAAAGATGAAATTCAACACGCAGTCCGATTAAACACTACTGTCATCGATAGCATTGAAAGCGCATTCACATCACTTGAAACAAAAAAGGTTACGATGCCACCGATTATGCGGATTGACATCCCTGCTAACAATGGCGAAGTTGATATTAAATCTGCCTATATTGAAGGGTATGACAGTTTTGCCGTTAAACTTTCGTCTGGATTTTTCAACAATGCAAAACTAGGGCTTCCCAGTGGAAATGGCATGATGATCCTCATTAGTACAACGACCGGCGAACCGCAAGCTATCCTCGCAGACAACGGATTGCTCACAGATATTCGCACAGCTGCCGCAGGGGCCGTAGCTGCTAAGCATCTCAGTCGGGAAGACAGCCGGACAGTTGGCATCATCGGGACAGGATCACAATCCAGATATCAACTACAAGCCCTTACACACGTCCGGCCCATTGAGCAAGTTCAAGTATACGGACGAAGTCGTGAAAAAGCAGAACAATATAAATCATTTATTGAAAAGTCGTTAAACGTGAGCGTTGACATTAAAGGTACGCCGTACGAAGCCGTCTGCAACAGCGACATTATTATTACAGCCACCCCGGCAACAGAGCCGGTCCTTATGGCTGAGTGGCTCAGCGAAGGCCAGCATATTACCGCCATGGGTTCAGATGCGGAGCACAAGCAGGAGCTTGAAACTAATGTACTCGAAAAGGCGGACTTAGTCGTTTGTGATGTAAAGGAGCAGTCGCTCATACTTGGCGAGCTAAGATCGTGTTTAAACAGTGAAATAATTAATCAAGTACATGAATTAGGAGAAATAACGAGCGGTCAAAAGCCTGGGAGAACAGGTTATAACCAAATCACTGTTTGCGATCTGACAGGAACAGGGGTGCAAGACACGCAAATCGCTCGCTATGCCTATCAACAATTAAACTTTAAGGAGGATGATGATAATGAGTGAAGCTAAATTTAGCACAAAATCAATCTGGGCTGGGGAGAGAGACTCACTTGCCTTTGGCGCTACGCAAGTTCCAGTCGTTCATAGTGTATCGTTTGGTTATGACGATATGGATGAATGGTACGAAGTGGCAATTGGCAACAAGCCAGGCCACATATATGGACGTAATACGAACCCAACTGTTCAAGCTTTTGAAGAGAAGATCCGCATCCTGGAAGGAGCAGAGGCAGCAACAAGCTTCTCGACAGGCATGGCTGCAATCAGTAACACCCTTGGGACCTTGCTATTTCCAGGCGACCGCATCGTATCAATTAAAGATACGTATGGCGGGACAAATAAAATTTTCACGGAATTTCTTCCCAAACAGCAAGTAGATGTCGTGCTTTGCGATACAGGTGACCATGAGGCGATTGAACAAGAAATTGAGAGAGGTTGTAAAGTGCTTTATTTGGAAAGTCCAACAAACCCAACCGTAAAAATAACCGATATTAAGCGAATGGCTAAGGCTGGGAAAGCTGCCGGAGCTATCGTAGTCGTTGATAATACGTTTGCCACTCCTGTCAACCAGAACCCACTTGAACTTGGTGCCGATTTAGTAATTCATAGTGCCACGAAGTTCCTTGGTGGCCATGCTGATGCACTTGGCGGGTCTGTTTGTGGAAGCAAAGAACTTGTTGAAGCGATCTATCACTATCGTGAAATTAATGGTGCCACCCTTGATCCGATGGCAGCTTACTTGCTTCTTCGCGGCATGAAAACACTGAAGCTGCGCATCGATCAGCAAAATAAAAATGCCCAGGAAATTGCAGAGTTTCTCCAAGGAATAGAACTTGTTGATGACGTATTTTACCCTGGACTTGAGAGTCATCCAAACCATGATATTGCTAAAGAACAAATGAAAGGCTTTGGTGGGATGCTTAGCTTTTCTGTTAAAGGTGGTGTGGAAACCGTTCGTCAGCTGCTGCCAAAACTGCAGTATGCCAATCGGGCGGCGAATCTAGGTTCAGTGGAAACGGTAGTTGGACCATCCAGAACGACGAGTCATGTGGAATGTACTCCTGAAGAACGTGCAGCAATGGGAATTCCTGAAGGTTTGATTCGTTATTCAGCTGGGATAGAAGATATTGACGACTTGAGGAAGGACTTGGAGCAAGCTTTTAAAGCACTGCCAGCTGATCTTTTGATCAAGAACTAAGGGAGGGGGGTTTCCTGTGACAACCAAAACTACGGACTTAGTTGAACGTTCTGTAGAAATACTTCCAGAAATCATTAAATGGAGACGGCATTTCCACCAATTCCCTGAACTTAGTTTTCAGGAAAAGGCAACGAGTGAGACCATTGTGCAAATCCTCCGTTCGTTTGATGTTTATACGATCGAGACAAAAGTTGGAGGATATGGTGTTGTGGCTACTCTTACGTCAGGGGAAGAAAGACCTGTGATTGGTCTGCGGGCCGATATGGATGCTCTGCCGATTTATGAGCAGACGGAACTCTCGTACAGCTCCAAACATCCTGGGGTGATGCATGCTTGTGGACACGACGCCCACATCGCTATTCTTTTGGGTGCAGCAAAGCTGCTGGCTGAAGATGCGAAGAATGGACTCTTTAAAGGAACAGTGAAGTTAATCTTTCAGCCGGCTGAAGAAAATTGTGATGTGCTTGGGGAGACGGGAGCAATGAAGATGCTCGAATCTGGTGCCCTTGACGACGTCGAAGCGGTATTTGCATTGCATGTGTGTCCTTGGCTTAAGTCAGGCGAAATTCAGGTTAATGATGGACCAAGTATGGCTAATAATGATGATTTTCATTTGATTATAAAAGGCAACGGCGGACATGGAGGTTACCCACATCATACAAATGATCCGGTATGGATGTCCACGTATCTATTGCAGGCGTTGTATAGCTTAAATGGACGCAGGGTAGATCCTCTTGAGGTTGGCACGATTAGTGTCGGGCAAATTCATGCTGGAGAAGCGAATAATGTCATTCCGGGTTTAGTTGAGATTCAAGGAACCGTTCGATCATACAAGAATGAAGTTCGAGAACTTCTCATTAAAGAGATTGGGGGGCCGCTCGAGTCGTTACGGCTTTAGGTGGGGACTTTGAGTTAACAGTAAATCACGGGGAACCAGCCCTTCTGAACGACCCTGCAGTCAATAACGTAATTCGGAGTGCAGCTGCCGGAATGAAGATTATTAATGAACCTTTCGGGATGGGCAGTGAAGATTTCAGCCATATGACAGCCCGCATCCCTGGAGCGATGTTTTTCCTAGGGTGCGGGCTTGAGGAGGAACGAAGCTTGCACCACCCTCTTTTTGATATTGATGAAAAGGCTCTGTCAGATGGAGTAGCGATTTTTATAAAAAGTGTGTATCAGCTTCTGGAAGTGTAAAGGAGGGAAAGCATAATGGTAAATATAGCATTTGTTGGATTTGGGGGCGTCGGGCAGGCTCTTGCTGAAATTTTGCTTCAGCGAAAAGATAGCTTGAATGATTCGTACGGCCTTGATGCAAAAGTTGTAGCTGTTGCTGATATGATGAAAGGTTCGGTATATGATCCAGATGGGTTGGATGTGGAAAAATTGCTTGAAGCGGTTCGTGAAGATGGATCAGTTGAGAACCTTTCAGGAGGATCACGGATGAAAAGAGGGTGGAACAGCTTGGATACGATTGCCCATTCCAATGCAGATGTGATTGTTGAGGTAACCTTTACGGATGTAAATACAGGGGAACCGGCGATTACACATTGTCGGACTGCTTTTGAAAATAAAAAAAGTGTAGTGACAACGAATAAAGGACCAGTCGCTTTAGCCTATCGTGAACTAGCTGAGTTGGCGAAAAGTCAAGGAGTTTTCTTTGGATTTGAAGGAACGGTAATGAGCGGTACCCCTGCCCTAAGGATGCCTGTTGAAACACTTGCAGGCAATCAAATTAAAGAGATAAAGGGGATTCTTAATGGAACAACGAATTACATTTTGACAGAAATGGAGAAAGGGTATTCCTACCAAGATTCTCTAGAAAAGGCACAGAAGCTTGGCTACGCTGAGGCAGATCCTACTAGTGATGTTGAAGGATATGATGCTCGGTACAAAGCAGCAATTTTAGCTAACTATTTAATGGGGGAACCTCTTTCTCATACCGAGATTGAGTGTGAAGGGATCAGTGAAGTGACGTCTGAACAAGTGCAAGAGGCCCTGCTTGATGGTAAGAAATTACGCTTACTTGCTCGCGTTAAAAATGAACAAGGAATAATTAAGGCAAGTGTGAAGCCGGAGCGAATTGATGCAGATGATCCGCTTGCAGGAGTTATGGGAGCCACAAACGCAATCGTCTATGAATGTGATCTTGCTGGGCCAATTATGCTGACTGGAGCAGGTGCAGGGTTAAAAGAAACTGGCTTTTCACTGCTGATTGACCTCATTCATTATCAGAAGGAGAAACAGCTGGCTAAAATATAAAGGAGGGGACCCCAGTGCATACAAAAATAAAGGCGATGAAGATGTTGATTGGCGGAAAGTGGGTTAGTGCCGAAGAAACGTTCGAAGTGCGCGACCCTCAAGATAATGAAGTGATCGCCCGCGTTCCTCTCGCATCAAAACAAGATATGACATTCGCGATTGAAGAGGCTGAACGAACGTACAGGAACACCCAAGTATGGCCAACGCATGAGCGAATTGCGATTTTGAACAGAGTCGCAAATTATATAAAGGAACATGCTGAGGAATTTGCTCAATTAATAGCTTCTGAAGGAAGTAAAACCATTAATGAGGCACGGGGTGAAGTAAAGCGGACCACACAAACGATTCAAATCAGTGCTGAAGAAGCACGGAGAATGAATGGTGAAACTATAAATTTTGACCAAAGTGAAGGAAGCGAAAATCGTATTGGCTATCAGTATCGTTTCCCTGTTGGTGTGATTGGGGCGATCACACCATTTAATGATCCCTTGAATCTTGTGGCACACAAAATCGGACCTGCAATTGCCTCGGGTAATGCCATTGTTGTCAAACCGGCTTCCGTTACACCGCTAAGTGCCCTGAAATTGGCAGAGGCTTTTGTAGAATCAGGGCTTCCGGAAGGGTTTTTATCGGTAGTCACAGGATCGGGGCGTGAGCTTGGGGATACACTCGTCACACATTCATCTGTAAAAATGATTTCTTTTACTGGCGGGCCAAACGCTGGAGAGAAAATCACTCAAAAAGCCGGTGCGAAAAAAATCAGCATGGAGCTTGGTTCCAATTCCCCGGTTATTGTCTTGAAGGATGCTGATCTTCACGATGCCGTCCAGTCCTCAGTATCTGGGGCATTTTCGGCAGTTGGCCAAAATTGTATTGGAGTACAGCGAATTTATGTGGAAAGAGAGATCTATTCTACATTTCTGGACACGTTCGTTAATCGAACCGCTGAACTAATAGTTGGAGACAAAATGGATGAACTGACAGATGTCGGCCCAATGATCGAGCAACGTGAAGCTGAGCGTGTGGAAGCATGGGTGAACGAAGCAGTCACTGACGGAGCTAAAATTGAGGTAGGCGGTAAACGGCAAGGTGTTTATTACTATCCAACTGTTTTAACAAATGTCCCCGCGACAGCTAAAATCGCGAAAGAAGAAATTTTCGGTCCTGTTGTATTGATTCAACCTGTTGAGGATTTGAGTCAAGCTGTCGAGCAGGCAAACGATGTGGACTACGGTTTGCAAGCGGGTATTTTCACAAGCAACATTCATCATGCTTTTTACACAATAAAACATATGAATGTTGGCGGCGTTATGATTAATGACAGCAGTGATTACCGAATTGATGCCATGCCATTCGGCGGGACCAAAGGCTCGGGAGTCGGTCGTGAAGGAGTTCGTTATGCGATGGAGTCGATGACTGAATCTAAAGTTGTTTGCTTCCGGCTGCAAGAGAATATGCTTTAGTATTTGTAAACCCTGATGCGATCATGCATCAGGGATTCAATTATTTTAGGATCATTTTAAAGTGACTGGTATTTACTATTTCATTTCAGTAAGAGTACTGTGATCCTCCCCATGTTTCAAGGATAAATTTTTCATCGTTGCAAATAGTAATGATGATCAATTCCTTAAGGAGGATACAAGATGAAAAAGGATTTATTATTAGTATTTTTCACAGTACTTATGACTGTCGTTCTGACAGCATGTGGGGGAAATGATAAAGAAGCTGTTGAGCGAGAATCGTATA carries:
- the qoxA gene encoding cytochrome aa3 quinol oxidase subunit II; translated protein: MKKWLTLLPLSLVLLLSGCGEITVLDPKGPVAESQKELIIYSIVFMLVIVLVVFVLFTYMVVRFRDRPGRGNKDYAPDIHGNTPIEIVWTVIPIIIVTALSVPTVQTIYELEKPPASTSDEEPLVIYATSADWKWFFSYPEQGIETVNYLHIPTDRAIEFRLSSADSMAALWIPALGGQKYNMAGMQNTLYLQADEPGVYDGRNSNFNGEGFTRQTFEVYAESDEEFANWVEETQSEAPKLTQDQYNALLKPGLLDEMAFSSTHLQWVKHGTLPGMDYAIKRHREAYGKTLHLKNGEEEDTHEE
- a CDS encoding IS256 family transposase, whose protein sequence is MDHFTSDIIQALVKKEDISEIFRSHLESAVNTLLQTELTAFLDYEKYDRLGFHTGNSRNGSYSRTLKTEYGELEISIPRDRNREFKQQTVAPYKRTNDTLESFVIHMFQKGVTMSEVSNLIERMYGHHYTPQTISNMTKAIGEEVEAFRQRTLSKRYVCVYLDATFLPVKRDTVSKEAVYIAVGIREDGSKEVLAYTIAPTESAYVWKELIEDIQARGVEEVLLFISDGLKGIKESIYSVFPKAKYQTCFVHVSRNIAHKVRVSDRKEICEDLKTLYRADNKEKAEEAMEAFIEKWKKSYAKVTQSLSDNQDLFTFYDFPKSIRKSIYSTNLIESFTKKIKKYSKRKEQFPNEESLDRFLVTQFEEYNQRFATRCHIGFDQARSEIAEMFNE
- a CDS encoding M24 family metallopeptidase, encoding MVLPFDILEYQSRLKKTKERMADKGIEVLLITDPANMNYLSGYDAWSFYVHQMLVIMIDEPQPIWIGRFQDANGARVKTWIYDENIISYPDYYVHSSVYHPMDFISEILTQIGQGTRDIGVEMDHYYFTAMALDRLKRGMPNAKFHDASVLVNGVRIVKSDQEIEYMKRAATIADLAMTKGAESIRAGGRECDTAAEIYYHMVRGTSEFGGDYPAIVPLLPTGENTSIPHLTWTDRPFVEGSAVIVELAGCYKRYHVPLARTVSIGQPSERLNNLSSVVTEGIQNVLQAAKPGVTCSDLEEVWSKSIQKYGFEKESRLGYSVGLNYPPDWGEHTASIRKGDTTVLQPNMTFHLIPALWFDSDGIEISETFRVTETGSERFTTYPQELIVRNDPFNISSNGQIS
- a CDS encoding cyclodeaminase, producing the protein MRLYTKDEIQHAVRLNTTVIDSIESAFTSLETKKVTMPPIMRIDIPANNGEVDIKSAYIEGYDSFAVKLSSGFFNNAKLGLPSGNGMMILISTTTGEPQAILADNGLLTDIRTAAAGAVAAKHLSREDSRTVGIIGTGSQSRYQLQALTHVRPIEQVQVYGRSREKAEQYKSFIEKSLNVSVDIKGTPYEAVCNSDIIITATPATEPVLMAEWLSEGQHITAMGSDAEHKQELETNVLEKADLVVCDVKEQSLILGELRSCLNSEIINQVHELGEITSGQKPGRTGYNQITVCDLTGTGVQDTQIARYAYQQLNFKEDDDNE
- a CDS encoding cystathionine gamma-synthase family protein, with the protein product MSEAKFSTKSIWAGERDSLAFGATQVPVVHSVSFGYDDMDEWYEVAIGNKPGHIYGRNTNPTVQAFEEKIRILEGAEAATSFSTGMAAISNTLGTLLFPGDRIVSIKDTYGGTNKIFTEFLPKQQVDVVLCDTGDHEAIEQEIERGCKVLYLESPTNPTVKITDIKRMAKAGKAAGAIVVVDNTFATPVNQNPLELGADLVIHSATKFLGGHADALGGSVCGSKELVEAIYHYREINGATLDPMAAYLLLRGMKTLKLRIDQQNKNAQEIAEFLQGIELVDDVFYPGLESHPNHDIAKEQMKGFGGMLSFSVKGGVETVRQLLPKLQYANRAANLGSVETVVGPSRTTSHVECTPEERAAMGIPEGLIRYSAGIEDIDDLRKDLEQAFKALPADLLIKN
- a CDS encoding M20 metallopeptidase family protein, with translation MTTKTTDLVERSVEILPEIIKWRRHFHQFPELSFQEKATSETIVQILRSFDVYTIETKVGGYGVVATLTSGEERPVIGLRADMDALPIYEQTELSYSSKHPGVMHACGHDAHIAILLGAAKLLAEDAKNGLFKGTVKLIFQPAEENCDVLGETGAMKMLESGALDDVEAVFALHVCPWLKSGEIQVNDGPSMANNDDFHLIIKGNGGHGGYPHHTNDPVWMSTYLLQALYSLNGRRVDPLEVGTISVGQIHAGEANNVIPGLVEIQGTVRSYKNEVRELLIKEIGGPLESLRL
- a CDS encoding M20/M25/M40 family metallo-hydrolase → MNDPAVNNVIRSAAAGMKIINEPFGMGSEDFSHMTARIPGAMFFLGCGLEEERSLHHPLFDIDEKALSDGVAIFIKSVYQLLEV
- a CDS encoding homoserine dehydrogenase gives rise to the protein MMVNIAFVGFGGVGQALAEILLQRKDSLNDSYGLDAKVVAVADMMKGSVYDPDGLDVEKLLEAVREDGSVENLSGGSRMKRGWNSLDTIAHSNADVIVEVTFTDVNTGEPAITHCRTAFENKKSVVTTNKGPVALAYRELAELAKSQGVFFGFEGTVMSGTPALRMPVETLAGNQIKEIKGILNGTTNYILTEMEKGYSYQDSLEKAQKLGYAEADPTSDVEGYDARYKAAILANYLMGEPLSHTEIECEGISEVTSEQVQEALLDGKKLRLLARVKNEQGIIKASVKPERIDADDPLAGVMGATNAIVYECDLAGPIMLTGAGAGLKETGFSLLIDLIHYQKEKQLAKI
- a CDS encoding aldehyde dehydrogenase family protein gives rise to the protein MHTKIKAMKMLIGGKWVSAEETFEVRDPQDNEVIARVPLASKQDMTFAIEEAERTYRNTQVWPTHERIAILNRVANYIKEHAEEFAQLIASEGSKTINEARGEVKRTTQTIQISAEEARRMNGETINFDQSEGSENRIGYQYRFPVGVIGAITPFNDPLNLVAHKIGPAIASGNAIVVKPASVTPLSALKLAEAFVESGLPEGFLSVVTGSGRELGDTLVTHSSVKMISFTGGPNAGEKITQKAGAKKISMELGSNSPVIVLKDADLHDAVQSSVSGAFSAVGQNCIGVQRIYVEREIYSTFLDTFVNRTAELIVGDKMDELTDVGPMIEQREAERVEAWVNEAVTDGAKIEVGGKRQGVYYYPTVLTNVPATAKIAKEEIFGPVVLIQPVEDLSQAVEQANDVDYGLQAGIFTSNIHHAFYTIKHMNVGGVMINDSSDYRIDAMPFGGTKGSGVGREGVRYAMESMTESKVVCFRLQENML